A window of the Deinococcus gobiensis I-0 genome harbors these coding sequences:
- a CDS encoding translocation/assembly module TamB domain-containing protein — protein sequence MSRRAAAPRRRRERPARRWPWVVLGSGLLLGGVVAYSPALFGGLLLSRLGGGVQAGRVTGPLWAPRVEDARVQVPGVSATAGAAGVTVTGLDPATRTVRIAVDLEGANADLKLGELLKGGAAGGGGAAGGGWKVVVSGVNIRDSQLRVDGRGVNVPDLRAEVDQDEDGRLKVKGSTGDGKFTAGVTVAETAAGTNRFTVDVDADARIARHYWKGIEAGRVTGRYVVGDGPLRGDLRLSGGEVRVPEARFVRVTGVTGRATHRGEQIGFTLAGQGWDGPVTARGGVDLKAQNWTVSADASPTVAGLARAVGTTGQGTLKLRVTAGGWTTVRVKGYAQGEGTLAGVPFEAARAEYTFLSADTAGGASQTVNGQTNDLAFSARTRVAGAQTLTGRWALGRAGVAEWKGDFAGRALDLTAGINARNIVTLEGAALGGPLEARYALKGGQLSATLNPDYGAARARVVLSGSPEDLQATITGAQAGPLALSGSAHYDRSGLRAALDQPGGGAVRLDLDRQLRGEWAVRNLRGAGATLGGSGSLNLTGGALSGNVQAQVPGLEQPLSGPLDLNFIGRRATFRSGEQALTWDGETFSLRARDLAVTGGAAVSGDLSVNTKLEAVGTLRAEGNGYDLRAEASGTTARVRGTAGGVTVLADADLRAPYRTTARIEGTDIRGSLSVQNGVRFSLTTLGDTASGLIDGADWQATGRVNLAALRPLLPKVSGLGGTVDLNLAGLGGTARVQAQAAGAAVAGTLTRRGNVGQTPIGTVTADLRAALPVGGDTAGATLTGRVYPDVQASGAATFMGQTLRATVSGPYGALGARLSGRTGELSFGGVSVPAQDINVTGTLTPALSASGRWGNLGVTYDGRSGLVRVAGAQTLTAFGQTGQVQGRATWGPGRGANAGFRGAVEARGTLDQYTVALSGPWERLNVLVTDGEGLRAEGRASLPAGRYDVNVRGPLTVPGAGGDGRLFVDGNIQGTGASPRGTLSVRDSAGGAATVTLRGFDNLQVDARRLTLGGQTLEGRLSAANGVLSGRLRAGPLDVVAAGGRISASGTVAGQTVSASGRLTLPATVSDLNLRVDGPYLSARATGGVSNLRGTVQLRAQRFGSGAAALVVPAQTLPLSGSLTGARVNLGGLSYAGGAWAGRLGLRYRLESAAGTQPSTLAVAGDGARLSVLPSGPLGGRLQVLPSIGGTLTADLAPFLGLLPENLRAVVRPGQLIAEVRATGADVSLRRTQYAGAPLGLDAQLDWRGGVSTQGLVAQGVLTHPGTRLPVRLAGGTLSVSGGRLDARALAPLLADSGLPDVRGAATLDLNVPGLEFARASGTLGVDLRATSDEAQDVRGRVTLRGGQLAADLAGTVAGVSATVRGPVYPQADAALTVRAQAQGGPRLSATLRGSAAETLTLTATGAYAGRDLSLNASGQNLTTGAARATIRAATSGATLDLGLTRGAGDGLGAWRVAGQLAAPDLQALAGVQGALSATLGGTLADLRAQASGEAAGARFTVPARYTDGTLRLQGATATLTGTALAGTTLRASGPVYPALALSARADVNRVVPGRFTAQVGGTFAKPDVNIQGLLTGAVGGENGEGLAVAGTRLSARLLGQDWKVALSGDAVNGPVRGRLGTAAPGGLLNARLNLRTRYRSGGTDVALNGATGWNARAGWLGTLRAVGTVPGGALNAALNGGGALALNGTLGSGAKQASFSGLLGADLPLRPSGTLTLNRLDAGAFWGRAGQLGVGGTLTLGGNAWNRVEATFAGRTEDTLGELSGDVRASYRAGDVALSLNGPALSGAATLKGGRYDATLKTPSLRLARLLPASLDVDALTFAGTAEAHGTLAGGPESFSARNLALRGEQGQVGPFSLYGSAEYRPQGDVLKADLRGSLRGGLLSAQGSLPQGLNLRVSGVSTAYAGAASFGTGPGGSGKVDAALTLAGQVRDPTVSGTLNAVTDQLAARLTLSGRASDPHLLARAELRGEGQGGTLYADVQDLDLAAGTARASVYGSVQAAGNRADVKLQGQWPQLSGTVQAKLGALADPLTLRGDGRGGYALDAGRLGGGDLTLTRTQGFVPTLAGRLNLTPLGLVAGSSGRASVAATLGGTVAAPTLAATVTTSGAAVSGVSLADLTGTLTGSLGDLSGALSQNGAEVARLSGQTLTLRDFALEAAGSRVRVSGTAGLNGVADLALSAAGNVSGNLKASYRAQALAVQGTLSAQGLNANLKVSADPYTGWHGSARVSGGPQGVLTQPADLTLSGAFARPLLTGTAGLLGAGARLVADARGVQLRLVDGPGATASGAVELRPDEAGQWRWLGATSLTRPELSLSVTPRGLLADPQLVLSLRRGEWRAAGTASRAAADLSVSDGETSGRVSWNGEQVTADLPGLDLARLDVDGLSGRLQVSGSVNSRTRDGAFSFRVAGVSAPQDLPYLGLPLAGDVSGELRLAAGRPSVQATAALSAGTLNLAAAQSAAGPWTGTLAGQLRKDAGTLSVNLRAADTGLSGSVGVTSYPVELSGQTLTVGGQIALSGQSFTGSLRAGNAMGSAQVTAEGGLADLVPALGRVLAVKPTGEGYSARAILNEVDLSELGVLPGLGGQVSGEANLNDGGGTFFVQSAGLKLGTQTEAARVEGTQVAGNWRLRGYLGRSQFTAGLGGGEVFGQATLQALPLGALVGAVTGTTPGEGVVTGIARFRLPLANPAAGTATVVAERIRVSASTVGEAAAAAGTASGTATTPATSPAMGTTVDSSSGVRTETLVGSGTLDYAAGELRSVNIQLSGAGTWDVRGQYTRQKVDLSAQFSGTTFTPVLRLIPGLAELQPSLRGTLTLSAAGTYDRPRGLLRAQNLSGSVAGLSVQVPEFAGDLPDSGAFTGGGRVLTGGTVGTDGRVDLRGQLTLGRLSGTRLSFSGLVAPEALGALPNTTVTLSQQSAGAGQPERWTVAGQSESTNPATGAGTLTLNGTLSPLDLSVSARNYNLPLAVIYGRDSALTGDLRAVTEGQLIRVSGSADFARLTLGRVNSPTTIPGPGESAETNTGGRTTDNFASPLPEQYTTFPQAQQEGEGQAPQRPFLERLILDDLRVTAPNGIRVDENLARAEFGTTGLTISGTGARPRIRGEILAQRGSLFLRENEFTITEGRVGFSGEGLYPTFNITARGTVPGTVMVDGRSVQQQVPIVLSVAGDFRTVAGRPNVLNLTTTLSCAENSGAACVNPATGAAYGEPELYALVVTGVPDLASLPSNLGTLGASALRTALNVFVLGEIERTLARALGLDVFRLTPTLSTDGDVNATITVGSYLTRELFLQYQTDLSGNGLVDASYSTPDGRFTFRVSTPLRGLSLESIRPNFSADYNVSRRTSLSLGVTTTPSTGSDPESTRVRFGVTYRFGVR from the coding sequence ATGAGCCGCCGGGCCGCCGCACCGCGCCGGCGCCGGGAACGCCCCGCGCGGCGCTGGCCCTGGGTGGTGCTGGGCTCGGGACTGCTGCTGGGCGGCGTGGTGGCCTACTCGCCGGCCCTGTTCGGGGGGCTGCTGCTCTCCCGTCTGGGCGGCGGCGTACAGGCCGGGCGCGTCACGGGACCGCTGTGGGCCCCCCGCGTCGAGGACGCGCGGGTACAGGTTCCGGGCGTGAGCGCCACGGCGGGCGCGGCGGGCGTGACCGTCACGGGCCTGGACCCGGCGACCCGCACGGTGCGGATCGCCGTGGACCTCGAAGGAGCGAACGCCGACCTCAAGCTCGGTGAACTGCTCAAGGGCGGCGCGGCGGGCGGTGGGGGCGCGGCGGGCGGCGGCTGGAAAGTCGTCGTGAGCGGCGTGAACATCCGGGACTCGCAGCTACGTGTGGACGGCCGGGGGGTCAACGTGCCCGACCTGCGCGCGGAGGTGGACCAGGACGAGGACGGCCGCCTGAAGGTCAAAGGCTCGACCGGCGACGGCAAGTTCACGGCTGGGGTCACGGTGGCCGAGACAGCGGCCGGCACCAACCGTTTCACGGTGGATGTGGACGCCGACGCCCGCATCGCGCGGCACTACTGGAAGGGCATCGAGGCCGGGCGCGTCACCGGGCGCTACGTGGTGGGCGACGGCCCCCTACGCGGCGACCTGCGCCTGAGCGGCGGCGAGGTGCGGGTGCCCGAAGCCCGGTTCGTGCGCGTGACCGGCGTCACCGGGCGCGCCACGCACCGGGGCGAGCAGATCGGCTTCACGCTGGCCGGCCAGGGCTGGGACGGCCCCGTCACCGCGCGCGGCGGCGTGGACCTGAAGGCCCAGAACTGGACGGTCAGCGCCGACGCCTCGCCCACCGTCGCCGGGCTGGCGCGCGCCGTGGGGACCACCGGGCAGGGCACGCTGAAACTGCGCGTCACGGCGGGCGGCTGGACCACCGTGCGCGTCAAGGGCTACGCGCAGGGCGAGGGCACGCTGGCGGGCGTGCCCTTCGAGGCCGCCAGGGCCGAATACACCTTCCTGAGTGCCGATACGGCAGGTGGGGCCAGCCAGACGGTGAATGGCCAGACCAACGACCTCGCCTTCAGCGCGCGCACCCGCGTCGCCGGGGCGCAGACCCTCACGGGCCGCTGGGCGCTCGGGCGGGCGGGCGTGGCCGAGTGGAAGGGCGACTTCGCGGGCCGGGCGCTGGACCTCACGGCGGGCATCAACGCGCGCAACATCGTCACGCTGGAGGGCGCGGCGCTCGGCGGGCCGCTCGAAGCCCGCTACGCGCTCAAGGGCGGGCAGCTCTCGGCCACCCTGAACCCCGACTACGGCGCGGCGCGCGCGCGCGTGGTCCTGAGCGGCAGCCCCGAGGACCTGCAGGCGACCATCACCGGCGCGCAGGCCGGGCCGCTGGCCCTGAGCGGCAGCGCCCACTACGACCGCTCGGGCCTGCGCGCCGCCCTCGACCAGCCCGGCGGCGGCGCGGTACGGCTCGACCTCGACCGGCAGCTGCGCGGCGAATGGGCTGTCCGGAACCTCCGGGGCGCGGGCGCGACCCTGGGCGGCAGCGGCAGCCTGAACCTGACCGGCGGCGCCCTGAGCGGCAACGTGCAGGCGCAGGTGCCGGGGCTGGAACAGCCGCTCAGCGGACCGCTGGACCTGAACTTCATCGGGCGCCGGGCCACCTTCCGCTCGGGCGAGCAGGCGCTGACCTGGGACGGCGAGACCTTCAGCCTGCGCGCGCGCGACCTCGCGGTGACGGGGGGCGCGGCGGTGAGCGGCGACCTCTCGGTGAACACCAAGCTGGAGGCCGTGGGCACCCTGCGCGCCGAGGGCAACGGCTACGACCTGCGCGCCGAGGCGTCGGGCACCACGGCCCGCGTGCGCGGCACGGCCGGCGGCGTGACCGTGCTGGCCGACGCCGACCTGCGCGCGCCCTACCGCACGACCGCCCGCATCGAGGGCACCGACATCCGGGGCAGCCTGAGTGTGCAGAACGGCGTGCGCTTCTCGCTGACCACGCTGGGCGACACGGCCAGCGGCCTCATCGACGGCGCCGACTGGCAGGCCACCGGGCGCGTGAACCTCGCGGCGCTGCGGCCCCTGCTGCCCAAGGTGTCCGGGCTGGGCGGCACCGTGGACCTGAACCTCGCGGGGCTGGGCGGCACGGCGCGGGTGCAGGCGCAGGCGGCGGGCGCGGCCGTCGCGGGCACCCTGACCCGCCGGGGCAATGTGGGACAGACGCCCATCGGCACCGTCACGGCCGACCTGCGCGCGGCGCTGCCAGTGGGCGGCGACACGGCCGGCGCCACCCTGACAGGCCGGGTCTACCCCGACGTGCAGGCCAGCGGCGCGGCGACCTTCATGGGCCAGACCCTGCGGGCGACTGTCAGCGGACCCTACGGCGCCCTGGGCGCGCGCCTGAGCGGGCGCACGGGCGAGCTGTCCTTCGGCGGCGTGAGCGTGCCCGCGCAGGACATCAATGTGACGGGCACCCTGACCCCGGCCCTGAGCGCCAGCGGGCGCTGGGGCAACCTGGGCGTCACCTACGACGGGCGCAGCGGGCTGGTCCGCGTGGCGGGCGCGCAGACCCTGACCGCCTTCGGGCAGACCGGGCAGGTGCAGGGGCGGGCCACCTGGGGGCCGGGCCGCGGGGCGAATGCGGGCTTCCGGGGCGCCGTCGAGGCGCGCGGCACGCTGGACCAGTACACCGTGGCCCTCAGCGGTCCCTGGGAGCGGCTCAATGTCCTCGTGACCGACGGCGAGGGCCTGCGCGCCGAGGGCCGGGCCTCGCTGCCCGCCGGGCGCTACGACGTGAACGTACGCGGCCCGCTGACGGTGCCGGGCGCGGGCGGCGACGGACGGCTTTTCGTGGACGGCAACATCCAGGGCACCGGGGCCAGCCCGCGCGGCACCCTGAGCGTGCGGGACAGCGCGGGCGGCGCCGCCACCGTGACCCTGCGCGGCTTCGACAACCTCCAGGTGGATGCCCGGCGCCTGACCCTGGGGGGCCAGACCCTCGAAGGCCGCCTGAGCGCGGCGAACGGCGTCCTAAGCGGGCGCCTGCGCGCCGGGCCGCTGGACGTGGTCGCGGCGGGCGGGCGCATCTCGGCCTCGGGGACGGTGGCGGGCCAGACGGTCAGCGCCTCGGGCCGCCTGACCCTGCCCGCGACCGTCTCGGACCTCAACCTGCGGGTGGATGGGCCCTACCTGAGCGCGCGGGCCACCGGCGGCGTCTCGAACCTGCGCGGCACCGTGCAGCTCCGGGCGCAGCGTTTCGGATCGGGCGCGGCGGCCCTGGTCGTGCCGGCCCAGACCCTGCCGCTGAGCGGCTCGCTGACCGGGGCGCGTGTGAACCTGGGCGGCCTGAGCTACGCGGGCGGCGCCTGGGCCGGGCGCCTGGGCCTGCGCTACCGCCTGGAGAGCGCGGCGGGCACGCAGCCCAGCACGCTGGCGGTGGCGGGCGACGGCGCGCGCCTGAGCGTGCTGCCCTCGGGACCGCTGGGCGGGCGCCTCCAGGTGCTGCCCAGCATCGGCGGCACCCTGACGGCCGACCTCGCGCCCTTCTTGGGCCTGCTGCCCGAGAACCTGCGCGCCGTGGTCCGCCCCGGCCAGCTGATCGCCGAGGTGCGCGCGACCGGGGCCGACGTGTCGCTGCGGCGCACCCAGTACGCGGGCGCGCCGCTGGGGCTGGACGCGCAGCTCGACTGGCGCGGCGGCGTGAGCACGCAGGGCCTCGTCGCCCAGGGCGTCCTGACCCACCCCGGCACCCGCCTGCCGGTGCGCCTCGCAGGCGGCACCCTGAGCGTGAGCGGCGGTCGGCTGGACGCCCGCGCGCTGGCCCCCCTGCTCGCCGACTCCGGCCTGCCCGATGTGCGCGGCGCCGCGACCCTCGACCTGAACGTGCCCGGACTGGAGTTCGCGCGGGCCAGCGGCACCCTCGGCGTGGACCTGCGCGCCACCAGTGACGAGGCCCAGGACGTGCGCGGGCGCGTGACCCTGCGCGGCGGGCAGCTCGCCGCCGATCTGGCGGGCACGGTGGCGGGCGTCTCCGCGACGGTGCGCGGCCCGGTCTACCCGCAGGCGGACGCGGCCCTGACCGTGCGTGCCCAGGCGCAGGGCGGCCCCCGCCTGAGCGCGACCCTGCGCGGCAGCGCCGCCGAGACGCTGACCCTCACGGCGACCGGCGCCTACGCAGGCCGCGATCTGAGCCTGAACGCCAGCGGCCAGAACCTGACCACGGGGGCGGCGCGGGCCACCATCCGCGCGGCCACGTCGGGCGCGACCCTGGACCTCGGCCTGACGCGCGGCGCGGGGGACGGCCTGGGCGCGTGGCGTGTCGCCGGGCAGCTCGCCGCGCCCGACCTCCAGGCCCTGGCGGGCGTGCAGGGCGCCCTGAGCGCCACGCTGGGCGGCACCCTGGCCGACCTGCGCGCGCAGGCCAGCGGCGAGGCGGCCGGGGCGCGCTTCACCGTGCCGGCGCGGTACACGGACGGCACGTTGCGCCTTCAGGGGGCCACCGCCACCCTGACCGGCACCGCGCTAGCCGGCACCACCCTGCGCGCCTCGGGGCCGGTGTACCCTGCCCTGGCCCTGAGCGCCCGCGCCGACGTGAACCGGGTGGTGCCGGGCCGCTTCACCGCGCAGGTCGGCGGCACCTTCGCCAAGCCCGACGTGAACATTCAGGGCCTGCTGACCGGTGCGGTCGGCGGCGAGAACGGCGAGGGGCTGGCGGTCGCCGGCACGCGCCTGAGCGCCCGCCTGCTGGGCCAGGACTGGAAGGTGGCCCTGAGCGGCGACGCCGTCAACGGCCCCGTGCGCGGGCGCCTGGGCACGGCGGCCCCCGGCGGCCTGCTCAATGCCCGCCTGAACCTGCGCACCCGCTACCGCAGCGGCGGGACGGACGTGGCCCTGAACGGCGCGACCGGCTGGAACGCCCGCGCGGGCTGGCTGGGCACCCTGCGCGCCGTGGGCACGGTGCCGGGCGGAGCGCTGAACGCGGCCCTGAACGGCGGCGGCGCCCTGGCCCTGAACGGCACCCTGGGCAGCGGCGCCAAGCAGGCTAGCTTCAGCGGCCTGCTTGGCGCCGACCTGCCGCTGCGCCCGTCGGGCACCCTGACCCTGAACCGCCTGGACGCCGGGGCCTTCTGGGGCCGCGCCGGGCAACTGGGCGTGGGCGGCACCCTGACCCTGGGCGGCAATGCCTGGAACCGCGTGGAAGCCACCTTCGCCGGGCGCACCGAGGACACCCTGGGCGAGCTGAGCGGCGACGTGCGGGCCAGCTACCGCGCGGGCGACGTGGCCCTGAGCCTGAACGGCCCGGCCCTGAGCGGCGCGGCCACCCTGAAGGGCGGGCGTTACGACGCGACCCTCAAGACCCCCTCGCTGCGGCTGGCGCGGCTGCTGCCGGCCTCGCTGGACGTGGACGCCCTGACCTTCGCGGGGACGGCCGAGGCCCACGGCACCCTCGCGGGCGGCCCCGAGAGCTTCAGCGCGCGCAACCTCGCCCTGCGCGGCGAGCAGGGACAGGTGGGGCCATTCAGCCTGTACGGCTCGGCCGAGTACCGCCCGCAGGGAGACGTGCTGAAGGCCGACCTGCGCGGCAGCCTGCGCGGCGGCCTGCTGAGCGCCCAGGGCAGCCTGCCCCAGGGCCTGAACCTGCGCGTGAGCGGCGTGTCCACGGCCTACGCGGGCGCGGCCTCCTTCGGCACGGGCCCTGGTGGAAGTGGCAAGGTGGACGCGGCCCTGACCCTGGCCGGGCAGGTGCGCGACCCCACGGTGTCGGGCACCCTGAACGCCGTCACCGACCAGCTCGCCGCCCGCCTGACCCTGAGCGGCCGGGCCAGCGATCCGCACCTGCTCGCCCGCGCCGAACTGCGCGGCGAGGGTCAGGGCGGCACGCTGTACGCCGACGTGCAAGACCTCGACCTCGCGGCGGGCACGGCGCGCGCCAGCGTGTACGGCAGCGTGCAGGCCGCCGGCAACCGCGCCGACGTGAAGCTCCAGGGCCAATGGCCCCAGCTGTCGGGCACGGTGCAGGCCAAGCTCGGCGCGCTGGCCGATCCGCTGACCCTGCGCGGCGACGGCCGGGGCGGCTACGCGCTCGACGCGGGGCGGCTCGGCGGCGGCGACCTGACCCTCACGCGCACGCAGGGCTTCGTTCCCACGCTGGCGGGGCGGCTGAACCTCACGCCGCTGGGCCTGGTGGCGGGCAGCAGCGGCCGGGCCAGCGTCGCCGCGACGCTGGGCGGCACAGTGGCGGCCCCTACCCTCGCCGCGACCGTCACGACGAGCGGCGCGGCGGTGTCGGGCGTCTCGCTGGCCGACCTGACCGGCACGCTGACCGGCAGCCTCGGGGACCTGAGCGGCGCCCTGAGCCAGAACGGGGCCGAGGTCGCCCGCCTGAGCGGCCAGACGCTGACCCTGCGCGACTTCGCGCTGGAGGCCGCCGGCAGCCGCGTGCGCGTCAGCGGCACGGCGGGCCTGAACGGCGTGGCCGACCTGGCCCTGAGCGCCGCCGGCAACGTCTCGGGCAACCTCAAGGCGAGCTACCGCGCCCAGGCGCTCGCGGTGCAGGGCACCCTGTCGGCGCAGGGCCTGAACGCCAACCTGAAGGTCAGCGCCGACCCCTACACCGGCTGGCACGGCTCGGCGCGTGTCTCGGGCGGACCACAGGGCGTACTGACCCAGCCGGCCGACCTCACCCTGTCTGGGGCCTTCGCGCGGCCGCTGCTGACCGGGACGGCGGGCCTGCTGGGCGCGGGCGCGCGGCTGGTGGCCGACGCGCGCGGCGTGCAGCTGCGGCTGGTGGACGGCCCCGGCGCGACGGCCAGCGGCGCGGTCGAACTGCGCCCGGACGAGGCGGGGCAGTGGCGCTGGCTGGGCGCGACCAGCCTCACGCGCCCCGAGCTGAGCCTGAGCGTGACCCCGCGCGGCCTCCTGGCCGACCCCCAACTGGTCCTGAGCCTGCGCCGGGGCGAGTGGCGCGCGGCGGGTACGGCCAGCCGCGCCGCCGCCGACCTGAGCGTGAGCGACGGCGAGACCTCGGGCCGCGTGAGCTGGAACGGCGAGCAGGTCACGGCCGACCTGCCGGGCCTGGACCTCGCGCGCCTGGACGTGGACGGCCTGAGTGGCCGCCTTCAGGTGAGCGGGTCGGTCAACTCGCGGACCCGCGACGGGGCCTTCTCCTTCCGGGTGGCGGGGGTGAGCGCGCCGCAGGACCTGCCGTACCTGGGCCTGCCGCTGGCCGGCGACGTGAGCGGCGAACTGCGTCTGGCGGCGGGCCGCCCGAGTGTGCAGGCCACCGCCGCCCTGAGCGCCGGCACCCTGAACCTCGCGGCGGCGCAGTCGGCGGCCGGCCCCTGGACCGGCACGCTGGCCGGGCAACTGCGCAAGGACGCGGGCACCCTGAGCGTGAACCTGCGCGCCGCCGACACCGGCCTGAGCGGCAGCGTGGGCGTGACGAGCTACCCCGTCGAGCTTTCGGGCCAGACGCTCACGGTGGGCGGCCAGATCGCGCTGAGCGGCCAGAGCTTTACCGGCAGCCTGCGGGCGGGCAACGCGATGGGCAGCGCCCAGGTCACGGCCGAGGGGGGTCTGGCCGACCTCGTGCCGGCGCTGGGCAGGGTGCTGGCCGTGAAGCCCACCGGCGAGGGCTACAGCGCCCGCGCGATCCTGAACGAGGTGGACCTGAGCGAACTGGGCGTGCTGCCCGGCCTGGGCGGTCAGGTGAGCGGCGAGGCCAACCTGAACGACGGCGGCGGCACCTTCTTCGTGCAGTCGGCGGGCCTGAAGCTCGGCACGCAGACCGAGGCCGCGCGCGTCGAGGGCACCCAGGTCGCCGGCAACTGGCGTCTGCGCGGCTACCTGGGCCGCTCGCAGTTCACGGCGGGTCTGGGGGGCGGCGAGGTCTTCGGGCAGGCGACCCTGCAGGCGCTGCCGCTGGGCGCCCTGGTGGGGGCCGTGACCGGCACCACCCCCGGCGAGGGCGTCGTGACCGGCATCGCGCGCTTCCGCCTGCCGCTGGCGAATCCGGCCGCCGGCACGGCCACCGTCGTCGCCGAGCGCATCCGCGTGAGCGCCAGCACGGTGGGCGAGGCGGCCGCGGCGGCGGGAACAGCCTCAGGGACGGCCACCACCCCCGCCACCAGCCCGGCGATGGGCACCACCGTGGACAGCTCCAGCGGCGTACGCACCGAGACGCTGGTGGGCAGCGGCACCCTGGACTACGCGGCGGGCGAGCTGCGCAGCGTCAACATCCAGCTCTCGGGGGCAGGCACCTGGGACGTGCGCGGGCAGTACACCCGGCAGAAGGTGGACCTCAGCGCGCAGTTTTCGGGCACGACCTTCACGCCGGTCCTGCGCCTGATTCCCGGCCTCGCCGAGCTGCAACCCAGCCTGCGCGGCACCCTGACCCTGAGCGCGGCGGGCACCTATGACCGCCCGCGCGGGCTGCTGCGCGCCCAGAACCTCTCGGGCAGCGTGGCGGGCCTGAGCGTGCAGGTGCCCGAATTTGCCGGCGACCTGCCCGACAGCGGGGCCTTCACGGGCGGCGGGCGCGTCCTGACCGGCGGCACGGTGGGCACCGACGGGCGCGTGGACCTCCGGGGCCAGCTCACGCTGGGGCGGCTCTCGGGCACGCGCCTGAGCTTCAGCGGGCTGGTGGCGCCCGAGGCCCTGGGCGCGCTGCCCAACACGACCGTCACCCTCTCGCAGCAGAGCGCCGGGGCCGGGCAGCCCGAGCGCTGGACCGTCGCGGGTCAGAGCGAGAGCACCAACCCCGCGACGGGCGCGGGTACCCTCACCCTGAACGGTACCCTCTCGCCGCTGGACCTGAGCGTCTCGGCGCGCAACTACAACCTGCCTCTGGCCGTGATCTACGGCCGCGACAGCGCCCTGACCGGCGACCTGCGCGCCGTGACCGAGGGCCAGCTCATCCGCGTGAGCGGGTCGGCCGACTTCGCCCGCCTGACGCTGGGACGCGTCAACTCGCCCACCACCATCCCCGGCCCCGGCGAGAGCGCCGAGACGAACACGGGCGGCCGCACCACCGACAATTTCGCCAGCCCCCTGCCCGAGCAGTACACGACCTTCCCGCAGGCGCAGCAGGAAGGCGAGGGCCAGGCCCCGCAGCGGCCCTTCCTGGAGCGCCTGATCCTGGACGACCTGCGCGTGACCGCCCCCAACGGCATCCGGGTGGACGAGAACCTCGCGCGCGCCGAATTCGGCACGACCGGCCTGACGATCTCGGGGACCGGCGCGCGCCCGCGCATCCGGGGCGAGATCCTGGCCCAGCGCGGTAGCCTGTTCCTGCGCGAGAACGAGTTCACCATCACCGAGGGGCGCGTGGGCTTCAGCGGCGAGGGCCTGTACCCGACCTTCAACATCACGGCGCGCGGCACGGTGCCCGGCACGGTCATGGTGGACGGCCGCTCGGTGCAGCAGCAGGTGCCCATCGTGCTGTCGGTCGCGGGCGACTTCCGGACCGTGGCGGGGCGGCCCAACGTCCTGAACCTGACTACCACCCTGAGCTGCGCCGAGAACAGCGGGGCCGCCTGCGTGAACCCGGCCACGGGCGCGGCCTACGGCGAGCCGGAGCTGTACGCGCTGGTCGTGACCGGCGTGCCGGACCTCGCCAGCCTGCCCAGCAACCTGGGGACCCTGGGGGCCAGCGCCCTGCGCACCGCCCTGAACGTGTTCGTACTGGGCGAGATCGAGCGCACCCTGGCGCGCGCCCTGGGCCTGGACGTGTTCCGCCTGACCCCGACCCTCTCGACCGATGGGGACGTGAACGCCACCATCACGGTCGGGTCGTACCTCACGCGCGAACTGTTCTTGCAGTACCAGACCGACCTCAGCGGCAACGGTCTGGTGGACGCCTCGTACAGCACGCCCGACGGCCGCTTCACCTTCCGGGTCAGCACGCCGCTGCGCGGCCTGAGCCTGGAGAGCATCCGCCCCAACTTCAGCGCCGACTACAACGTCAGCCGCCGCACCAGCCTGAGCCTGGGCGTGACCACCACCCCCAGCACCGGCTCGGACCCCGAGAGCACGCGCGTGCGCTTCGGCGTGACCTACCGCTTCGGCGTGCGCTGA
- a CDS encoding RNHCP domain-containing protein, translating into MSGRRFTVQGTNNAFTCRSCGGEVLPLRNGSVRNHCPHCLHSLHVDVLPGDRASDCHGDLVPVGVEHSGKKGWIVVHRCAKCGHLGRNRAALDDPEQPDDWDVLIALSRREAPGGRGL; encoded by the coding sequence GTGAGCGGGCGGCGCTTCACGGTGCAGGGCACCAACAACGCCTTTACCTGCCGCTCCTGCGGGGGCGAGGTGCTGCCGCTGCGCAACGGCTCGGTGCGCAACCACTGCCCCCACTGCCTGCACAGCCTGCATGTGGACGTGCTGCCCGGCGACCGCGCCAGCGACTGCCACGGCGACCTCGTGCCGGTGGGGGTCGAGCACAGCGGCAAGAAGGGCTGGATCGTCGTGCACCGCTGCGCGAAATGCGGCCACCTGGGCCGCAACCGCGCCGCCCTCGACGACCCCGAGCAACCCGACGACTGGGACGTGCTGATCGCCCTGAGCCGCCGCGAGGCCCCCGGGGGCCGGGGCCTGTAG